GCCGGCCCGATCGCTCCCGCGCCACCGCCGTCGGCGAACGAGAGGCGAAGCAGGGCCGAGCACCCAGGGCTAGGGTCGCAGGCATGCTGCCTTGGTCCCAGCCGCTGGTTGGCCGACTCGACGAGCTCGTCGTCGAGTCGGCCCTGCTGGCCGGCAACCCGCTCGGCGACCCGAAACAGCGACCGCTGTGGGTCTACCTGCCGCCCGGCTACGACGACGCGCCGCAGGAACGGTACCCGACCGTGTACGTCATCCAGGGCTACACCGGGCACCTGGAGATGTGGCGCAACCGGATGCCGTTCCGCCAGCCGTTCATCGAGACCGCGGACGCCGTCTTCGCCAGCGGGGAGGCCTCGCCGTGCATCGTCGTCTACGTCGACGCGTGGACGGCATACGGCGGCTCGCAGTTCGTCGACTCCCCCGGCACCGGGCGCTACCACTCCTACCTCTGCGACGAGGTGGTGCCCTTCGTCGACGCCCGGTACCGCACCCTGCCCGACCGCGAGTCGCGCGCCATCACCGGCAAGTCGAGCGGCGGTTTCGGCGCGATGATCACCCCCATGCTGCGGCCGGACGTGTTCGGCGCGCTGGCCTCGCACGCGGGCGACTCGCTGTACGAGCTGTGCTACGTCCCCGAGTTCGGCCAGGTGGTCCGCGCCCTGCGCGCCTACGACGGCGACCCGGCCCGCTGGTGGGCCGACTTCACCGCCCGGACGTCGTTCACCAGGCCCGGCGACCAGACGATCCTCGGGATCTACGGTGTGGCCGCCTGCTTCTCCGCGGACCCGGACGGCACACCGCGGCTGCCGTTCGACCCGGTCACCGGCGCGCTGGTCCCCGAGCTGTGGCAGCGCTGGCTGGACCTCGACCCGGTCCGGATGGCCCCGCACCACGCGGACGCCCTGCGCTCGATGCGCGCGATCTGGATCGACGCGGGGACGTCGGACGAGTACTTCCTGGACGTCGGTGCGCAGGCGTTCCGCGGCCAGCTCAGCGCCCTCGGCGTCCCCGACGACCGGGTGCATTTCGAGCTGTTCGACGCGAAACACGGCGGCATCGACTACCGCTACCCGCTGTCACTCAGCTGGCTGGCGCAGCGCCTCGCCCGCTGACGGACGACCGGGACCGTCCCTCAGCGCTGGTCGATCGGCCGGTAGGCGCGCTCGGTGGGACCGACGTAGACCTGGCGCGGCCGGCCGATCTTGGTGGCCGGGTCGTTGATCATCTCCCGCCACTGCGCGATCCAGCCGGGCAGCCGGCCGAGAGCGAACAGCACCGTGAACATCTTCTCCGGGAAGCCCATCGCCTGGTAGATCAGTCCGGTGTAGAAGTCGACGTTCGGGTAGAGCTTGCGCTCGAGAAAGTAGTCGTCGGCCAGCGCGACCTCTTCCATGCGCATCGCGATGTCCAGCAGCGGGTCGTCGGCGCCGGGTCGGTCGAGCAGGTCGTGCGCGGCCTGCTTCACCAGCGCCGCCCGCGGGTCGTAGCTGTGGTAGACGCGGTGCCCGAAGCCCATGAGCCGGACGCCGCCGTCGTGGGCCTTGACCCGCTCGACGAAGCTGCCGACGTCGCCGCCCTCGTCGTGGATGCTCTTGAGCATCCCCAGCACCGCCTGGTTCGCCCCGCCGTGCAGCGGCCCGAACAGCGCGTTGATGCCGGCCGACACCGACGCGAACAGGTTCGCGTGGCTGGACCCGACCATCCGGACCGTTGAGGTGGAGCAGTTCTGCTCGTGGTCGGCGTGCAGGATGAACAGCATGTCCAGGGTGCGGGCCATCACCGGGTCGACCTCGTACGCCTCCGCCGGGACGCCGAAGACCAGCCGCAGGAAGTTCTCGGTCGCCTCCAGCGAATTGTCCGGGTAGAGGAACGGCTGGCCGACCGACTTCTTGTAGGCGTACGCCGCGATCGTCGGTACCTTGGCCAGCAGCCGGACCGTGGAGATCTCCACGTGGGCCTGGTCGAACGGGTCCAGGCTGTCCTGGTAGAAGGTCGACAGCGCGCTCACGGCCGACGACAGCACGGCCATCGGGTGCGCGTCGCGCGGGAACCCGTCGAAGAACCGGCGCAGGTCCTCGTGCAGCAGCGTGTGCTGGGTGATCTGCGCCCGGAAGGTGGTCAGCTGGTCCGCGGTCGGGAGCTCACCGTAGATGAGCAGGTAGGCCGTCTCCTGGAACGTCGAGTGCGCCGCCAGCTGCTCGATCGGGTAGCCGCGGTAGCGCAGGATCCCGGCGTCCCCGTCGATGTAGGTGATCTCCGAGGTGCAGGACGCCGTGTTGACGAAGCCCTGGTCGAGCGTCACCTGGCCGGTCGTCTTCAGCAGGGCCGAGACGTCGAGACCTCCCGGTCCTTCGGCAGATTTGGCCAGCTCCAACGGAAGAGCGCCTGCCGGGTAGTCGAGCTGGAAGTCGGACATCGTGATCCTTTCCATCGCTGCCGCGCCTGCTGCAGCCGAGTCTTACAGACACCGGTTGGGGGCTTGCGACCCGGTCAGGGGACTTCCGAGGAGTGCCCGGGGAACACTTTCGCGCCGGGGTGCACGACCGCCGTCGCGTTGTTTACCGCGGTGGCCGCCTCGCCCAGCCCGACCGATATCAGCCGGACCTTTCCGTCGTACTCGGTGATGTCACCGGCGGAGAACACTCGCGGCAGCGAGGTCCGCATCGCGCTGTCCACAACGATGTGCCGCTTGAGCTGCTCGAGCCCCCAGCGGGTGAACGGGCCCAGGTCCGCGGTGAAGCCCAGGGCCGCGACCACCTCCTGAACCTCGAGCGTCTGGTGCTCGTCGGTCTTGTTGTTGAAGATGTCCACCGACTCCACCCGGTCGGTGCCGTGGATGGCGGCGACCTCGAACGGCGTCAGCACCTTCACCGAGGACGACAGCACCCGGGCGACGGTCCCCTCGTGGGCCCGGAACTCGGTGCGGCGGTGGATCAGGGTGATCGACCGGGCGATCGGCTCGAGGCTGGCCGCCCAGTCCATGGCCGAGTCGCCGCCACCGACGATCAGCACGTCCTTGCCGGCCAGCTCGTCCAGCTTCGGGACGAAGTAGCGCAATCCGCGGCCTTCGTAGGCGGCGGCGTCCGGCAGCGCCCGTGGGGTGAACGTGCCGATGCCGCCGGCGATCAGTACGGCCTTGGCCTGCACGACGGGCCCCCCGGGCTCGGTGCGGACCACCACGTGGTCTTCGGCGACCTCCAACTCCTCGGCCCGGTGGCCCAGCAGGTACGTGGGGTTCGCGCTCGCGGCCTGCTGGACCAGGTTGTCGACCAGCGCCTGCCCCCGGATCTCCGGGAGCCCACCGACGTCGTAGATCAGCTTCTCCGGGTACAGCGCGGTGAGCTGGCCGCCGAGCTCGGTCAGCGAGTCCAGCACCGCGACCGACAGCCCGCGGAATCCGGCGTAGTACGTGGCGAACAGCCCGGTCGGCCCAGCGCCGATGATGAGCAGGTCGACCTCGACCGCAGCGGTCCCCGAAGTGGTCACGTTGCCCCTTCCTCAGTCCTGCTGTGCACGCTACTGCGCAGTCATCTTTGGCGTGGGACGTACCGTGGTCCCCGATGTACCGGTTCCTCCTGCAGCCCCGGTGGCTCGCCGTCCACGTCGGGGCGCTGCTCGCGGTTGCCGCCTTCGTGGCGCTCGGCGGGTGGCAGTGGGACCGGGCCCGAACCCGCGACTCGGGCCCCCCGCTGACCGCTCCGGCGCTGAG
This genomic interval from Actinomycetes bacterium contains the following:
- a CDS encoding citrate synthase, which gives rise to MSDFQLDYPAGALPLELAKSAEGPGGLDVSALLKTTGQVTLDQGFVNTASCTSEITYIDGDAGILRYRGYPIEQLAAHSTFQETAYLLIYGELPTADQLTTFRAQITQHTLLHEDLRRFFDGFPRDAHPMAVLSSAVSALSTFYQDSLDPFDQAHVEISTVRLLAKVPTIAAYAYKKSVGQPFLYPDNSLEATENFLRLVFGVPAEAYEVDPVMARTLDMLFILHADHEQNCSTSTVRMVGSSHANLFASVSAGINALFGPLHGGANQAVLGMLKSIHDEGGDVGSFVERVKAHDGGVRLMGFGHRVYHSYDPRAALVKQAAHDLLDRPGADDPLLDIAMRMEEVALADDYFLERKLYPNVDFYTGLIYQAMGFPEKMFTVLFALGRLPGWIAQWREMINDPATKIGRPRQVYVGPTERAYRPIDQR
- a CDS encoding NAD(P)/FAD-dependent oxidoreductase, which encodes MTTSGTAAVEVDLLIIGAGPTGLFATYYAGFRGLSVAVLDSLTELGGQLTALYPEKLIYDVGGLPEIRGQALVDNLVQQAASANPTYLLGHRAEELEVAEDHVVVRTEPGGPVVQAKAVLIAGGIGTFTPRALPDAAAYEGRGLRYFVPKLDELAGKDVLIVGGGDSAMDWAASLEPIARSITLIHRRTEFRAHEGTVARVLSSSVKVLTPFEVAAIHGTDRVESVDIFNNKTDEHQTLEVQEVVAALGFTADLGPFTRWGLEQLKRHIVVDSAMRTSLPRVFSAGDITEYDGKVRLISVGLGEAATAVNNATAVVHPGAKVFPGHSSEVP
- a CDS encoding alpha/beta hydrolase-fold protein, giving the protein MLPWSQPLVGRLDELVVESALLAGNPLGDPKQRPLWVYLPPGYDDAPQERYPTVYVIQGYTGHLEMWRNRMPFRQPFIETADAVFASGEASPCIVVYVDAWTAYGGSQFVDSPGTGRYHSYLCDEVVPFVDARYRTLPDRESRAITGKSSGGFGAMITPMLRPDVFGALASHAGDSLYELCYVPEFGQVVRALRAYDGDPARWWADFTARTSFTRPGDQTILGIYGVAACFSADPDGTPRLPFDPVTGALVPELWQRWLDLDPVRMAPHHADALRSMRAIWIDAGTSDEYFLDVGAQAFRGQLSALGVPDDRVHFELFDAKHGGIDYRYPLSLSWLAQRLAR